In Cupriavidus basilensis, one genomic interval encodes:
- the phoR gene encoding phosphate regulon sensor histidine kinase PhoR: MNVIWARSAAILIFLALASAGLYFLLGPVPALAVLCVGLLGHLLYYIYQINRLWKVLDAPAYGEIPSALGLWGEVYYRLHRLVKRWRTQVLQVEQQHTRFIQAIQASPNGVLMLDDADQIEWCNDVAEQHFGLNARRDVRQRITHLIRRPEFVQYLHLQRFDEPLVMRDMGEHKRSVIAVQILPYGESRKLVLTHDITKVENTEAMRRDFVANVSHELKTPLTVLTGFLETVRDLPVSEQDRNRYLDMMLVQSMRMQHLVEDLLVLAKLESDEQPPSQDRIDLAELVAHLVHDAEALSQGEHQISAQIDPAVTIRGAERELLSAFGNLVSNAVRYTPEGGRISIALNYENEHAIFSVTDTGLGIAADHIPRLTERFYRVDRSRSRDTGGTGLGLAIVKHVLSRHHADLRITSEVGRGSVFRVVFPVDRSGYMPSALPRPGQSPQKAA, translated from the coding sequence ATGAACGTCATCTGGGCCCGTTCGGCGGCCATCCTGATTTTCCTGGCCCTGGCTTCGGCGGGGCTGTACTTCTTGCTTGGCCCCGTACCCGCGCTGGCCGTGCTGTGCGTCGGGTTGCTGGGGCATCTGCTCTACTACATCTACCAGATCAACCGGCTCTGGAAAGTGCTGGATGCGCCAGCCTATGGCGAGATTCCCAGCGCGCTGGGGCTATGGGGCGAGGTGTATTACCGCCTGCATCGCCTGGTCAAGCGCTGGCGCACCCAGGTGTTGCAGGTCGAGCAGCAACATACCCGTTTTATCCAGGCTATCCAGGCGTCGCCCAATGGCGTTCTGATGCTGGATGATGCCGACCAGATCGAATGGTGCAACGATGTGGCCGAGCAGCATTTTGGGCTCAATGCGCGGCGCGACGTGCGCCAGCGCATCACCCACCTGATCCGCCGGCCGGAATTCGTCCAGTACCTGCACTTGCAGCGTTTCGATGAGCCGCTGGTGATGCGCGACATGGGCGAGCACAAGCGCAGCGTGATCGCTGTGCAGATCCTGCCTTACGGCGAAAGCCGCAAGCTGGTGCTGACACACGACATCACCAAGGTGGAGAACACCGAGGCGATGCGCAGGGATTTCGTCGCCAACGTCTCCCACGAACTGAAGACACCACTGACGGTGCTGACCGGCTTCCTGGAAACGGTGCGCGACCTGCCGGTGTCGGAGCAGGATCGCAACCGCTACCTCGACATGATGCTGGTGCAGTCCATGCGCATGCAGCACCTGGTCGAGGACTTGCTGGTGCTGGCCAAGCTGGAAAGCGACGAGCAGCCGCCGAGCCAGGACCGGATCGACCTGGCCGAGCTGGTTGCGCACCTCGTGCACGACGCCGAGGCGCTGTCCCAGGGCGAGCACCAGATCTCCGCGCAGATCGATCCGGCCGTCACGATCCGGGGTGCGGAGCGTGAACTGCTGTCGGCCTTCGGCAATCTGGTTTCCAATGCGGTGCGCTATACGCCGGAAGGCGGGCGCATCAGCATCGCGCTGAACTACGAGAACGAGCACGCCATCTTTTCGGTCACCGATACGGGCCTGGGCATTGCCGCCGACCATATCCCGCGCCTCACCGAGCGTTTCTACCGGGTCGACCGCAGCCGTTCGCGCGACACCGGTGGGACCGGCCTCGGGCTCGCCATTGTCAAGCATGTGCTGTCGCGCCACCATGCCGACCTGCGCATCACCAGCGAAGTGGGGCGCGGCAGCGTGTTCCGCGTGGTCTTCCCGGTCGATCGCAGCGGCTATATGCCTAGCGCCTTGCCGCGGCCGGGACAGTCGCCGCAGAAGGCGGCCTGA
- a CDS encoding GNAT family N-acetyltransferase, giving the protein MRELPTPTQPLFDSLPSGLSGHSARRRLHRQQPAQAHEQAHDQPAFSVAWARHQDEVEEAQRLRYKVFAEEMGARLNPSRPELDVDMFDAYCDHLIVRDTATLKVVGTYRVMAPHQAKRIGCLYAESEFDLVRLAHLKPKMVELGRSCVHRDYRSGSVIMALWGGLGEYLQRWGIESMLGCASVPMSDGGHYAASLYRVFAERALAPIEYHAFPRLPLPIDELNQTLDVEPPALIKGYLRLGARICGMPAWDPDFNVADFLTLLRVNDMNPRYARHFLGLNRDA; this is encoded by the coding sequence ATGCGAGAGCTCCCGACGCCCACCCAGCCGTTGTTCGATTCCCTGCCCAGTGGCCTGTCAGGCCATTCGGCGCGGAGGCGTCTTCATCGCCAGCAACCTGCACAAGCACATGAACAAGCGCATGACCAGCCTGCTTTCAGCGTGGCGTGGGCGCGCCACCAGGATGAAGTAGAAGAAGCGCAGCGCCTGCGCTACAAGGTCTTCGCCGAAGAAATGGGTGCAAGGCTGAACCCGTCGAGGCCTGAACTCGACGTGGATATGTTCGACGCTTATTGCGACCACCTGATTGTTCGCGATACGGCCACGCTCAAGGTGGTTGGCACCTACCGCGTTATGGCGCCCCACCAGGCCAAGCGCATCGGCTGCCTCTATGCCGAGTCGGAATTCGACTTGGTGCGCCTGGCTCACCTGAAGCCCAAGATGGTGGAACTGGGCCGCTCGTGCGTGCACCGCGACTACCGCTCGGGCAGCGTGATCATGGCGCTGTGGGGTGGCCTGGGCGAGTACCTGCAGCGCTGGGGCATCGAGTCGATGCTGGGATGCGCGAGCGTGCCGATGAGCGATGGCGGCCACTATGCAGCCAGCCTGTACCGGGTCTTCGCCGAGCGCGCCCTGGCGCCGATCGAATATCACGCGTTCCCGCGCCTGCCTCTGCCGATCGACGAGCTCAATCAGACGCTGGACGTAGAGCCGCCGGCGCTGATCAAGGGTTACCTGCGGCTAGGCGCGCGAATTTGCGGCATGCCGGCGTGGGATCCCGACTTCAACGTGGCGGACTTTCTCACGCTGCTGCGCGTAAACGACATGAACCCCCGCTATGCGCGCCACTTCCTTGGCCTGAACCGCGACGCCTGA
- the ppk1 gene encoding polyphosphate kinase 1 yields MKKSPHYQKKVMPMSTSPPGTLLNREMGILEFNTRVMAQAADANVPLLERLKFICIVSSNLDEFFEIRMAGLKEQMRDNPSGITPDGLSLQQAYQIVTERVQKLVAMQYDMLQNVIFPLLEKEGVFFHLASTWNEAQREWARSFFTRELGPVLTPIALDPAHPFPRVLNKSLNFVIELSGKDAFGREADLAIVQAPRALPRVVRMPEELSGYPYGFVLLSSFMQAFVHELFPAIKVNGCYQFRVTRNSDLFVSEDDITDLREALQGELPTRHFGDTVRLEISSDTPPAMARRLLLESGLGEQDVYRVSGPVNLVRLMQIPDLVDRPALKYPPHVPAPVKVFAPGASMFDAIRQQDVLLHHPYESFSSVLDLLQQAAVDPAVVAIKQTVYRTGNESPVMEALMTAARNGKEVTVVVELLARFDEETNINWAERLESAGAHVVYGVVGHKCHAKMLLMVRRELEGAKSKQFKLRRYAHLGTGNYHPRTARLYTDFGLLTANEKICEDVQHVFQLLTGTAGTIRLNHLWQSPFTMQSNLVEHIRAEARNARAGKPARIMAKMNALLEPSIIDELYKASRAGVKIDLIIRGVCALRPGVPGLSEHITVRSIVGRFLEHHRVYYFLAGGTEVVYLSSADWMDRNLFRRVEVAFPVLNKVLKARVIKESLRVHLQDNASAWLMQPDGSYIRKHTKSKQPHVSQNDLLALFGSA; encoded by the coding sequence ATGAAAAAGTCGCCGCATTACCAAAAGAAGGTCATGCCTATGTCGACAAGCCCACCCGGCACGCTGCTCAACCGCGAAATGGGCATTCTGGAATTCAATACGAGAGTCATGGCACAGGCGGCTGACGCCAACGTGCCGCTGCTCGAACGTCTGAAATTCATCTGTATTGTTTCAAGTAATCTGGACGAGTTCTTCGAGATCCGCATGGCCGGCTTGAAGGAGCAGATGCGCGACAATCCTTCCGGCATCACGCCCGACGGCCTTTCCTTGCAGCAGGCATACCAGATTGTCACGGAGCGCGTGCAAAAGCTGGTGGCCATGCAGTATGACATGCTGCAAAACGTGATTTTCCCCCTGTTGGAGAAAGAAGGGGTGTTCTTTCACCTCGCCTCCACCTGGAACGAGGCGCAGCGCGAATGGGCGCGCAGCTTCTTCACGCGCGAACTCGGCCCGGTCCTGACGCCGATCGCGCTGGACCCGGCCCACCCCTTCCCGCGGGTGCTCAACAAGAGCCTGAATTTCGTCATTGAATTGTCGGGCAAGGATGCCTTTGGCCGGGAGGCCGACCTGGCCATCGTGCAGGCGCCCCGCGCGCTGCCGCGCGTAGTCAGGATGCCCGAGGAACTCTCGGGCTATCCCTACGGATTTGTGCTGCTGTCGTCCTTCATGCAAGCCTTCGTGCATGAGCTGTTCCCCGCTATCAAGGTCAACGGCTGCTATCAGTTCCGCGTCACCCGCAACTCTGACCTGTTCGTGTCGGAGGACGATATCACGGACCTGCGCGAGGCACTGCAAGGCGAGCTGCCGACCCGCCACTTCGGCGACACCGTGCGCCTGGAAATCTCGTCCGACACCCCGCCGGCCATGGCGCGCCGCCTGCTGCTCGAATCCGGCCTGGGCGAGCAGGACGTGTACCGCGTGAGCGGCCCGGTCAACCTGGTGCGGCTGATGCAGATCCCCGACCTGGTCGACCGCCCTGCCCTCAAGTACCCGCCGCACGTGCCGGCGCCGGTCAAGGTGTTTGCGCCCGGCGCTTCGATGTTCGACGCGATCCGCCAGCAGGACGTGCTGCTGCACCATCCCTACGAGAGCTTCAGCTCCGTGCTTGACCTGCTGCAGCAGGCCGCTGTCGACCCTGCCGTGGTAGCCATCAAGCAGACCGTCTACCGCACCGGCAACGAGTCGCCGGTGATGGAGGCGCTGATGACCGCGGCGCGCAATGGCAAGGAAGTCACGGTGGTGGTGGAACTGCTGGCGCGCTTTGACGAGGAAACCAACATCAACTGGGCCGAGCGGCTCGAATCCGCCGGCGCGCATGTGGTCTACGGTGTGGTTGGCCACAAGTGCCATGCCAAGATGCTGCTGATGGTGCGCCGCGAACTGGAAGGTGCCAAGAGCAAGCAGTTCAAGCTGCGCCGCTACGCGCACCTGGGCACCGGGAACTATCATCCGCGCACCGCGCGCCTTTACACCGATTTCGGCCTGCTCACCGCCAACGAGAAGATCTGCGAGGACGTCCAGCACGTGTTCCAGCTGCTAACGGGCACTGCGGGCACCATCCGCCTGAATCACCTGTGGCAGTCGCCGTTCACCATGCAGAGCAATCTGGTGGAGCATATCCGAGCGGAGGCCCGCAACGCCCGCGCCGGCAAGCCCGCGCGCATCATGGCCAAGATGAATGCGCTGCTGGAACCATCCATCATCGACGAGCTTTACAAGGCATCACGCGCCGGTGTGAAGATCGACCTGATCATCCGTGGGGTGTGCGCGCTGCGCCCAGGGGTGCCCGGGCTGTCGGAGCACATCACAGTGCGCTCCATCGTCGGGCGCTTTCTCGAGCATCACCGAGTCTATTACTTCCTGGCCGGCGGCACGGAGGTGGTCTACCTGTCCAGCGCGGACTGGATGGACCGCAACCTGTTCCGTCGCGTCGAGGTGGCATTCCCGGTGCTGAACAAGGTACTGAAGGCGCGGGTCATCAAGGAGAGCCTGCGGGTGCATCTGCAAGACAATGCCTCCGCATGGCTCATGCAGCCCGACGGCAGCTACATCCGCAAGCACACCAAGTCCAAGCAGCCGCACGTCAGCCAGAACGACCTGCTGGCCCTGTTCGGTAGCGCCTGA
- the pstC gene encoding phosphate ABC transporter permease PstC: MATTSDLSAVRPPSRTGDILFGGLTRGAAIVTLLLLGGIIVSLAISAWPSIEAFGLRFLWTAEWDPPADVYGALVPIYGTIVTSLIALIIAVPISFGIALFLTELSPAWLRRPLGTAIELLAAVPSIVYGMWGLLVFSPIFGEYFQKPLAATVGQVPLIGKLFQGAPLGIGLLCAGVILAIMIIPYIASVMRDVFEVTPVLLKESAYGIGCTTWEVMWRVVLPFTRAGVIGGVMLGLGRALGETMAVTFVIGNTNLLDNASLFSPGNSITSALANEFAEAGAGLHTAALMELGLILFFITFVVLALSKILLLRLAKSEGAK, encoded by the coding sequence ATGGCGACTACATCCGATCTATCCGCAGTACGGCCGCCTAGCCGTACCGGTGACATCCTGTTTGGTGGCCTGACGCGCGGCGCCGCCATCGTGACCTTGCTGCTGCTTGGCGGCATCATCGTTTCGCTCGCGATCAGCGCCTGGCCTTCCATCGAGGCCTTCGGCCTGCGCTTCCTGTGGACCGCCGAGTGGGATCCACCCGCGGACGTCTATGGTGCGCTGGTGCCGATCTACGGCACAATCGTCACCTCCCTGATCGCCCTGATCATCGCGGTGCCCATCAGCTTTGGCATCGCGCTGTTCCTGACCGAGCTGTCGCCGGCATGGCTGCGCCGCCCGCTCGGCACCGCCATCGAATTGCTGGCCGCCGTACCCTCGATCGTCTACGGCATGTGGGGCCTGCTGGTCTTCTCGCCGATCTTCGGCGAGTACTTCCAGAAGCCGCTGGCCGCCACCGTGGGGCAGGTGCCGCTGATCGGCAAGCTGTTCCAGGGTGCGCCCCTGGGCATCGGCCTGCTGTGCGCCGGCGTGATCCTGGCCATCATGATCATTCCCTACATCGCGTCCGTGATGCGCGATGTGTTCGAAGTGACCCCGGTGTTGCTCAAGGAATCGGCCTATGGCATCGGCTGCACCACGTGGGAAGTGATGTGGCGCGTGGTGCTGCCCTTCACCCGTGCCGGCGTGATCGGTGGCGTGATGCTGGGCCTGGGCCGCGCGCTGGGCGAGACCATGGCGGTCACCTTCGTGATCGGCAATACCAACCTGCTGGACAATGCCTCGCTGTTCTCGCCGGGCAACAGCATTACCTCGGCGCTGGCCAATGAGTTCGCCGAAGCCGGCGCTGGCCTGCATACCGCCGCATTGATGGAGCTTGGCCTGATCCTGTTCTTCATCACGTTCGTGGTCCTGGCGCTGTCCAAGATCCTGTTGCTCCGCCTGGCCAAGAGCGAGGGTGCAAAATGA
- the ppx gene encoding exopolyphosphatase: MNQTPRLLAAVDMGSNSFRLMIGRVDESLTASGPASQLFQVDALREPVRLAAGLTPDKYLDQPARRRGIDALRRFGDRLRDFSPDQVRAVATNTLRVAKNASEFLIEAEHALGFPIEVIAGREEARLIYLGASHDAPACAGNRLVVDIGGGSTEFIIGSGYTSKLMESLYIGCVSHSRQFFPSGNVDDYAMKQAELAARREIQVLVRQYRAAGWQQAVGSSGTARALAELIELNGMNDNPAEHGITREGLERLKRALVKAENANRVKLVGLKADRIPVLPGGLSIMLGVFAELDIDRMDVTDGALRLGVLYDLLGRTHHEDMRTITVDQFMRRYGVDRAQAQRVRQAALGLLAQFPEPRNERRDDNLALLGWAGGLHEIGMTISHSGYHKHSAYIATHADMPGFSKTDQARLATLLLGHAGKLGKLSGSGKFLDWRMLFSLRLAFVLCRRRADEPLPEITVGQRSDGLDEGFEVRLPKAWIEANPLVEYSLAQEADEWERIGKRYKVVYA; encoded by the coding sequence ATGAACCAAACCCCTCGCTTGCTGGCCGCCGTCGACATGGGCTCAAACAGCTTCCGCCTGATGATCGGGCGGGTGGATGAGAGCCTGACCGCATCCGGGCCGGCCAGCCAGCTATTCCAGGTCGATGCGCTGCGCGAGCCGGTGCGCCTTGCCGCGGGCCTGACGCCGGACAAGTACCTGGACCAGCCCGCCCGCCGGCGTGGCATCGACGCCTTGCGGCGTTTCGGCGACCGACTGCGCGATTTTTCCCCTGACCAGGTGCGCGCGGTGGCAACCAATACGCTGCGGGTAGCCAAGAACGCGTCGGAATTCCTGATCGAGGCCGAGCACGCGCTTGGATTCCCGATTGAAGTGATTGCCGGGCGCGAAGAAGCGCGGTTGATCTACCTGGGCGCCTCGCACGATGCGCCGGCCTGCGCGGGCAACCGGCTGGTGGTTGATATCGGTGGCGGCTCGACCGAGTTCATCATCGGCAGCGGCTACACGTCAAAGCTGATGGAGAGCCTCTATATCGGCTGCGTCTCGCACAGCCGCCAGTTCTTCCCCAGCGGGAACGTCGATGACTACGCGATGAAGCAGGCGGAACTGGCCGCGCGCAGGGAGATCCAGGTGCTCGTGCGCCAGTACCGGGCGGCCGGCTGGCAGCAGGCGGTGGGTTCGTCCGGTACGGCGCGGGCGCTGGCCGAACTGATCGAGCTCAATGGCATGAACGACAACCCGGCCGAGCATGGCATCACCCGCGAAGGGCTGGAGCGCCTCAAGCGCGCGCTGGTCAAGGCGGAGAATGCCAACCGGGTCAAGCTGGTGGGCCTGAAGGCGGACCGCATTCCCGTGCTGCCAGGTGGCCTGTCGATCATGCTCGGCGTGTTCGCCGAGCTCGACATCGATCGCATGGACGTCACCGACGGTGCGCTGCGCCTGGGTGTGCTTTACGACCTGCTGGGCCGCACGCACCACGAGGACATGCGTACCATCACCGTGGATCAGTTCATGCGCCGCTATGGCGTCGACCGCGCGCAAGCCCAGCGCGTGCGCCAGGCGGCACTGGGTTTGCTGGCGCAGTTTCCCGAGCCGCGCAATGAGCGCCGCGACGACAACCTGGCACTGCTGGGCTGGGCTGGCGGGCTGCATGAGATCGGCATGACCATCTCGCATAGCGGCTACCACAAGCACTCGGCGTACATTGCTACGCACGCCGACATGCCGGGCTTCTCGAAGACCGACCAGGCGCGGCTGGCAACGCTGCTGCTCGGGCATGCCGGCAAGCTAGGCAAGCTTTCCGGCAGCGGCAAGTTCCTCGACTGGCGGATGCTCTTCAGCCTGCGCCTGGCGTTCGTGCTGTGCCGGCGCCGTGCCGACGAGCCGCTGCCCGAGATCACCGTGGGCCAGCGTTCGGATGGGCTGGACGAAGGTTTCGAGGTGCGCTTGCCCAAGGCCTGGATCGAGGCCAACCCACTGGTCGAATACAGCCTGGCGCAAGAAGCCGACGAGTGGGAGCGGATCGGCAAGCGCTACAAGGTGGTGTACGCCTAA
- the pstB gene encoding phosphate ABC transporter ATP-binding protein PstB, with translation MTSTVIDIPDTTRAKIDVRNLNFYYGQFHALKNVNMSIPERKVTAFIGPSGCGKSTLLRTFNKMYALYPEQRAEGEINMDGENLLTAKKDIALLRAKVGMVFQKPTPFPMSIYDNIAFGVRLFEKLSRSEMDDRVEWALSKAALWNEAKDKLNQSGYGLSGGQQQRLCIARGIAIRPEVLLLDEPCSALDPISTGRIEELIAELKDEYTVVIVTHNMQQAARCSDYTAYMYLGELIEFGETEKIFIKPHRKETEDYITGRFG, from the coding sequence ATGACCTCGACCGTCATCGACATTCCCGACACGACCCGCGCCAAGATCGACGTGCGCAACCTGAACTTCTACTACGGCCAGTTCCATGCGCTGAAGAACGTCAACATGTCGATTCCCGAGCGCAAGGTAACGGCCTTCATTGGTCCGTCCGGTTGCGGCAAGTCGACGCTGTTGCGCACCTTCAACAAGATGTACGCGCTCTATCCGGAGCAGCGTGCCGAGGGCGAGATCAACATGGATGGCGAGAACCTGCTGACCGCCAAGAAGGACATCGCTTTGCTGCGTGCCAAGGTTGGCATGGTGTTCCAGAAGCCCACGCCGTTCCCCATGTCGATCTATGACAATATCGCCTTTGGGGTGCGTCTGTTCGAGAAGCTGTCTCGCTCCGAGATGGACGACCGCGTGGAATGGGCGCTGTCCAAGGCGGCGCTGTGGAACGAAGCCAAGGACAAGCTCAACCAGTCGGGCTACGGCCTGTCCGGCGGCCAGCAGCAGCGCCTGTGCATCGCGCGCGGCATCGCCATCCGCCCCGAAGTGTTGTTGCTGGATGAACCGTGCTCCGCACTTGACCCGATCTCGACCGGCCGCATCGAAGAACTGATCGCGGAACTGAAGGACGAGTACACGGTGGTGATCGTGACGCACAACATGCAGCAAGCCGCGCGCTGCTCGGACTACACCGCGTATATGTACCTGGGTGAACTGATCGAGTTCGGCGAGACCGAGAAGATCTTCATCAAGCCGCATCGCAAGGAAACCGAAGACTACATCACCGGCCGTTTCGGCTGA
- the pstA gene encoding phosphate ABC transporter permease PstA, with product MSSSSTSIPAVSPDADATRTRLQARRRRTNFYALTASLGAMGFGLFWLAWILWTTISLGVGGLSMDLFTQMTPAPNTAGGGLANAIYGSFVMVGLATLCGTPLGILAGIYLAEYGKTSPLASFIRFINDILLSAPSIVIGLFVYALVVTRMGHFSAWAGICALALLQIPIVVRTTENMLNLVPNALREAAFALGTPKWKMVLSITVKSSYAGIVTGVLLAVARIAGETAPLLFTALSNQFWTSDLNKPMANLPVTIFRFAMSPFVEWQQLAWAGVFLITVGVLALNILARMLFKK from the coding sequence ATGTCTTCCTCCTCTACGTCGATTCCGGCAGTCAGTCCGGATGCGGATGCCACGCGCACGCGCCTGCAGGCACGGCGCCGCCGCACCAACTTCTATGCCCTGACCGCGTCGCTGGGCGCCATGGGGTTCGGTCTGTTCTGGCTGGCCTGGATCCTGTGGACCACCATTTCACTGGGAGTGGGCGGTCTGTCGATGGATCTGTTCACGCAGATGACGCCGGCGCCGAATACCGCCGGCGGCGGCCTGGCCAATGCGATCTACGGCAGCTTCGTGATGGTGGGCCTCGCCACGCTGTGCGGAACGCCCTTGGGTATCCTGGCGGGCATCTACCTGGCCGAGTACGGCAAGACGTCGCCGCTGGCCAGTTTCATCCGCTTTATCAATGACATCCTGCTGTCGGCGCCGTCGATCGTGATCGGCCTGTTCGTCTACGCGCTGGTGGTGACCCGCATGGGCCATTTCTCCGCCTGGGCCGGCATCTGCGCGCTGGCGTTGCTGCAGATTCCGATTGTGGTGCGCACCACCGAGAACATGCTGAACCTGGTCCCCAATGCGCTGCGCGAGGCCGCCTTCGCGCTCGGCACGCCCAAGTGGAAGATGGTGCTGTCGATCACGGTGAAGTCGTCGTATGCAGGCATCGTCACCGGCGTGCTGCTGGCGGTTGCGCGTATCGCAGGCGAGACCGCGCCGCTGCTGTTCACGGCCTTGTCCAACCAGTTCTGGACCAGCGACCTGAACAAGCCGATGGCGAACCTGCCGGTGACCATCTTCCGCTTCGCCATGAGCCCGTTCGTCGAATGGCAGCAACTGGCCTGGGCCGGCGTGTTCCTGATTACCGTTGGTGTGCTGGCGCTCAATATCCTGGCACGCATGCTGTTCAAGAAATGA
- the phoU gene encoding phosphate signaling complex protein PhoU yields the protein MSDKHLSTQFDADLNAISTKLLQMGGLVESQIENAMRALSEFDAGLADQVIAREQHLNALELEIDADCGNIIARRQPTARDLRLVMAISKTITNLERAGDEAEKIAKRTKHIMEDAGAHQINYSEVKLSGDLAIALLRQALDAFARLDTVAAARIVKDDKAIDDEFRGFVRKLITYMMEDPRTISVALDFLFIAKAIERIGDHAKNIAEFIIYIVKGTDVRHASREDMEREALS from the coding sequence ATGTCTGACAAGCATCTGTCGACCCAATTCGACGCCGACCTCAACGCCATCAGCACGAAATTGCTGCAGATGGGCGGTCTGGTCGAGTCGCAGATCGAAAACGCCATGCGGGCGCTTTCTGAGTTCGACGCGGGCCTGGCCGACCAGGTCATCGCGCGCGAGCAGCACCTCAATGCCCTGGAACTCGAGATCGATGCCGATTGCGGCAACATCATCGCGCGCCGGCAGCCGACCGCGCGCGACCTGCGCCTGGTGATGGCGATTTCCAAGACCATCACCAACCTGGAGCGCGCCGGCGACGAGGCGGAGAAAATCGCCAAGCGCACCAAGCACATCATGGAAGACGCGGGCGCCCACCAGATCAATTACTCCGAGGTGAAGCTCTCGGGCGATCTGGCCATCGCGCTGCTGCGCCAGGCGCTCGACGCCTTTGCGCGCCTGGACACCGTGGCTGCCGCCCGGATCGTCAAGGATGACAAGGCCATCGACGACGAATTCCGTGGGTTCGTGCGCAAGCTCATCACCTACATGATGGAAGATCCGCGCACGATCTCGGTCGCGCTGGATTTCCTCTTTATCGCCAAGGCGATCGAGCGCATTGGCGACCACGCCAAGAACATCGCTGAATTCATCATCTACATCGTCAAGGGAACCGACGTCCGCCACGCCTCGCGTGAGGACATGGAGCGCGAAGCGCTGAGTTAA
- the phoB gene encoding phosphate regulon transcriptional regulator PhoB — MPSSILVVEDEPAIAELIAVNLQHAGHYPIRAYNAEQALSLMSDVLPDLVLLDWMLPGKSGATFAKELRNNDRTKQIPIIMLTARSEEQDKVLGLEAGADDYVTKPFSPKELLARIKAVLRRRAPQLTDDVVAINGLRLDPATHRVTGQDESGLIKLDLGPTEFRLLHFLMTHPERVHSRSQLLDQVWGDHVFVEERTVDVHIKRLRAALTPGGYSNMIETVRGSGYRLARAPSH, encoded by the coding sequence ATGCCAAGCAGCATTCTTGTTGTCGAAGACGAACCCGCGATTGCCGAACTGATTGCGGTCAACCTGCAACACGCGGGACATTATCCGATCCGGGCCTATAACGCCGAGCAGGCGCTGTCGCTGATGAGCGACGTGCTGCCCGACCTGGTGCTGCTCGACTGGATGCTCCCGGGCAAGTCGGGAGCGACCTTCGCCAAGGAACTGCGCAATAACGACCGCACCAAGCAGATTCCGATCATCATGCTTACCGCGCGCAGCGAGGAGCAGGACAAGGTGCTGGGGCTCGAGGCCGGCGCGGACGACTACGTCACAAAGCCGTTCTCGCCCAAGGAACTGCTGGCCCGCATCAAGGCCGTGCTGCGCCGCCGCGCCCCGCAACTGACCGATGACGTCGTTGCCATCAATGGCCTGCGCCTTGACCCGGCCACGCATCGGGTCACCGGCCAGGATGAATCTGGCCTGATCAAGCTGGACCTGGGTCCTACCGAGTTCCGTCTGCTGCACTTCTTGATGACGCATCCGGAGCGCGTTCACAGCCGTTCGCAGTTGCTGGACCAGGTCTGGGGCGATCACGTGTTCGTGGAAGAGCGGACCGTCGACGTGCACATCAAGCGCCTGCGCGCCGCGCTGACCCCCGGCGGCTACAGCAACATGATCGAGACGGTGCGCGGCAGCGGCTACCGCCTGGCTCGCGCGCCGAGCCACTGA